A section of the Candidatus Alcyoniella australis genome encodes:
- a CDS encoding SGNH/GDSL hydrolase family protein yields the protein IVLTAAGCLLLLCALVYGPTLLGMLSADLPGKARQGALADSRLWFALLGLLALLAARLSAPRIDKLDDRKAQRRRSNLVLFLVALLLPLCASELTLRPFSKAHYYRAITQHDSELGWRNKSDVRVQRQRGVVQLNSKGLRNPEIDYAKPAGVQRIMFLGDSVAFGSGLPGERYTFAYVTTQMLKQRGYTSLEYLNAGVEGYSPWQELIYLRREGLRFDPDCVVLCFVLNDLVEKFTLRRFGGEREAVQVPPLYRRITDRLCAASAIFYFGRQLSARLRLGSDVQRGASLLQTESVLKLARGGRSPEFDEAWRITLENVDGIVELCREHKVKLMIALFPYKFQFMDPQGLTQPQQRMLAFAAQRSVPAIDLLGPLQQQAEQNNVTVLDLFWDDVHPSAAGSFFIAITLAEFITTQGLLEPGAPTD from the coding sequence ATCGTGCTCACGGCCGCCGGATGTTTGCTGCTGCTGTGCGCGCTGGTCTACGGCCCGACTCTGCTCGGAATGTTGAGTGCGGATCTGCCGGGCAAAGCGCGCCAGGGAGCGCTGGCCGACAGCCGACTATGGTTCGCGCTGCTCGGGCTGTTGGCGTTGCTCGCAGCGCGCCTATCCGCGCCGCGCATCGACAAGCTCGACGACCGTAAGGCTCAGCGTCGTCGCAGCAACCTGGTGCTGTTCCTCGTGGCTCTGCTGCTGCCGCTTTGCGCATCCGAGCTGACGTTGCGACCGTTCTCCAAGGCGCACTACTACCGGGCGATCACCCAGCACGATTCGGAACTGGGCTGGCGCAATAAGTCCGACGTTCGCGTGCAGCGCCAACGGGGCGTGGTCCAGCTCAACAGCAAGGGGTTGCGCAACCCGGAGATCGACTACGCCAAACCAGCGGGCGTTCAGCGGATCATGTTCCTCGGAGATTCGGTGGCATTCGGATCGGGCTTGCCCGGCGAACGCTACACATTCGCGTACGTGACCACCCAGATGCTCAAGCAGCGCGGCTATACGTCGTTGGAATATTTAAACGCCGGGGTCGAGGGCTACTCGCCGTGGCAGGAGCTGATCTACCTTCGGCGCGAGGGGCTGCGTTTCGACCCGGACTGCGTGGTGCTGTGCTTTGTGCTCAACGATCTGGTGGAGAAGTTCACCCTGCGCCGCTTCGGCGGCGAGCGCGAGGCCGTGCAGGTCCCCCCGCTGTACAGGCGGATCACCGACAGGCTGTGCGCGGCCTCGGCGATATTTTATTTCGGCCGACAGCTCAGCGCGCGGCTGCGCCTGGGAAGCGACGTGCAACGCGGGGCCTCGCTGCTCCAGACCGAGTCGGTGCTCAAGCTGGCCCGCGGGGGGCGCTCGCCGGAGTTCGACGAGGCCTGGCGGATTACGTTGGAGAACGTGGACGGGATCGTCGAGCTGTGCCGCGAGCACAAGGTCAAGCTGATGATCGCGCTGTTTCCCTACAAGTTTCAGTTTATGGACCCACAGGGCCTGACCCAACCTCAGCAGCGGATGCTCGCATTTGCGGCGCAGCGCTCAGTGCCGGCCATCGACCTGCTGGGCCCGCTGCAGCAGCAGGCTGAGCAAAACAACGTGACCGTGCTCGACCTGTTCTGGGACGATGTGCACCCCTCGGCCGCGGGCAGCTTCTTTATCGCCATTACGTTGGCCGAGTTCATTACGACCCAGGGCCTGCTCGAACCGGGCGCGCCGACCGATTAG
- the tdh gene encoding L-threonine 3-dehydrogenase: protein MASTESMKAIVKPEPGPGLELQQRPIPQPGSKDVLVEVLAASICGTDLHIYNWDQWSAGRIKPPRIVGHELAGRVIEVGAKVTNVAVGDMVSAETHWTCGKCDQCRRNQAHYCPNTKILGVDFDGCFAKYVSFPAKCAWKNPPGMSPEIACLQEPLGNAVYAATEHELTGRIVAVTGLGPFGLFAVAIAKVMGASHVIGIEPNAFRAQLGYRMGADEVLNPKQDSTVERFREITGGHMADVLLEMSGNPNAIRIGFELLAYGGSVSLFGLPPGPVQIDLADAVIFRGAKIYGISGRKIFDTWFQASRLLNSGRLDIRPVITHQLPMSRFEEGLRLMSEGQSGKVVLIPDF from the coding sequence ATGGCAAGCACTGAGTCAATGAAGGCCATCGTCAAACCCGAGCCCGGACCGGGCCTGGAGCTGCAACAACGGCCGATTCCCCAACCCGGCTCCAAGGACGTGCTGGTCGAGGTGCTGGCCGCGAGCATCTGTGGCACGGACCTGCACATCTACAACTGGGACCAGTGGTCGGCCGGTCGGATCAAGCCGCCGCGGATCGTCGGCCACGAGCTGGCCGGTCGCGTGATCGAGGTCGGCGCCAAGGTGACCAACGTCGCGGTGGGAGACATGGTCTCGGCCGAGACGCATTGGACCTGCGGCAAATGCGATCAGTGCCGGCGCAACCAGGCCCACTACTGCCCCAACACCAAGATCCTCGGCGTGGACTTCGACGGCTGTTTCGCCAAGTACGTTTCATTCCCGGCCAAGTGCGCCTGGAAAAATCCGCCAGGCATGTCGCCGGAGATCGCCTGCCTGCAAGAGCCCCTGGGCAACGCGGTCTACGCGGCCACCGAACACGAGCTGACCGGCAGAATCGTCGCGGTCACGGGCCTTGGTCCCTTCGGCCTATTCGCCGTGGCCATCGCCAAAGTGATGGGCGCCAGCCACGTGATCGGTATCGAGCCCAACGCCTTCCGCGCGCAGCTGGGGTATCGCATGGGCGCCGACGAGGTGCTCAACCCCAAGCAAGACTCGACGGTCGAGCGCTTCCGCGAGATCACCGGCGGCCACATGGCCGACGTACTGCTCGAGATGAGCGGCAACCCCAACGCGATCCGCATCGGCTTCGAGCTGCTGGCCTACGGCGGATCGGTCAGCCTGTTCGGATTGCCGCCGGGACCGGTGCAGATCGACCTTGCCGACGCGGTGATCTTCCGCGGCGCAAAGATCTACGGCATCTCCGGCCGCAAGATCTTCGACACCTGGTTCCAGGCCTCACGCCTGCTCAACTCGGGTCGCCTCGATATTCGGCCGGTGATCACCCACCAGCTGCCGATGAGCCGTTTCGAGGAGGGGCTGCGGCTGATGTCCGAGGGGCAGTCGGGTAAGGTTGTCCTAATCCCTGACTTCTAA
- a CDS encoding radical SAM protein, whose product MSGVRARRATAGSACKTVLVYPNKRQIAMTNLGFTWVRELLDRLPGVSCESAVLDPDNGRTLSLESGSPLSEFDLVAFSQSFELDHLNVVGMLRAGGVEPLAQARPAGAPYVIAGGIAAAINPEPLAQIVDAFALGEAEALLPKLGPFLAQGPDRIERARWLRELADLPGIYVPRFYRWDPLRGHLPEPGLLRRVRYLRCEAAPEEVPVSPAGAGTSQFGDALIVEVGRGCGRGCRFCVAGRIYRPVRFQPMARLREVIDRRLIPGREIGLQGTAVSDHPQIAELIRELADEGHRVSLSSIRAGSFGPEQYADLARSGLQQVALAPEAGSERLRGLMGKRIDDEVFVAEAEQIAAAGIKRVKLYFMSGLPTQTAADVEAVAALARRIRGVAGNRLRVLVGLTPFVPKPHTELQWHPYAHPKEHAAMVRRVRELLRHERGISVSAESARLSQVQSLLARGDRDLYPLLHSGEKGISAALRAWGGKIDEHTGRPRKADEPFPWEIVDVGVERGLLYQGYQRVIEATD is encoded by the coding sequence GTGTCAGGGGTAAGGGCGCGCCGCGCAACGGCGGGCTCAGCCTGTAAAACGGTTTTAGTCTACCCCAACAAACGCCAGATCGCCATGACCAACCTGGGGTTCACCTGGGTGCGCGAGCTGCTCGATCGGCTGCCCGGAGTAAGCTGCGAGAGCGCGGTGCTCGACCCGGATAACGGCCGCACATTGAGCCTGGAGAGCGGGTCGCCGCTGAGCGAGTTCGACCTGGTGGCGTTCTCGCAAAGCTTCGAACTCGACCACTTGAACGTGGTCGGCATGCTGCGCGCGGGCGGGGTCGAGCCGCTGGCCCAAGCACGGCCCGCCGGAGCGCCCTACGTTATCGCCGGAGGGATCGCCGCGGCGATCAACCCCGAGCCGTTGGCGCAAATCGTCGACGCCTTTGCCTTGGGCGAGGCCGAGGCGCTGCTGCCAAAGCTTGGTCCGTTTCTGGCCCAGGGCCCGGACCGCATCGAGCGCGCACGCTGGTTGCGCGAGCTGGCCGACCTACCGGGAATCTACGTGCCGCGCTTCTATCGTTGGGATCCGCTACGCGGGCACTTGCCCGAGCCCGGCCTGTTGCGGCGCGTGCGTTATTTGCGTTGCGAGGCAGCGCCGGAGGAGGTGCCGGTCTCGCCCGCGGGCGCAGGGACATCGCAGTTCGGCGACGCGTTGATCGTCGAGGTCGGCCGTGGCTGCGGCCGCGGTTGCCGGTTCTGCGTTGCGGGCCGGATCTATCGTCCGGTGCGCTTCCAGCCCATGGCGCGGCTGCGCGAGGTGATCGATCGCCGACTTATACCAGGCCGTGAGATCGGCTTGCAGGGCACCGCGGTCAGCGACCACCCGCAGATCGCCGAGCTGATTCGCGAGCTGGCCGACGAGGGCCACCGCGTGAGCCTGAGCTCGATCAGGGCCGGGTCGTTTGGCCCTGAACAATACGCCGATCTGGCGCGCTCGGGATTGCAGCAGGTGGCCCTGGCGCCCGAGGCCGGCAGCGAGCGGCTGCGCGGCCTGATGGGCAAACGCATCGATGACGAGGTGTTTGTGGCCGAGGCCGAACAGATCGCCGCGGCGGGCATCAAACGGGTCAAGCTGTACTTCATGAGCGGACTGCCGACCCAGACCGCGGCCGATGTCGAGGCCGTGGCCGCGCTCGCGCGGCGGATTCGGGGCGTTGCGGGCAACAGGCTGCGCGTGCTGGTCGGCCTGACGCCGTTCGTGCCCAAGCCGCACACCGAACTGCAATGGCACCCATATGCGCACCCTAAAGAACATGCGGCCATGGTCCGGCGCGTGCGCGAACTGTTGCGCCATGAGCGCGGGATCTCGGTCAGCGCGGAGTCGGCGCGCCTCTCGCAGGTTCAATCGCTGCTGGCGCGCGGTGATCGCGATCTGTATCCGTTGCTGCATAGCGGCGAAAAGGGAATCAGCGCCGCGTTGCGCGCCTGGGGCGGAAAGATCGACGAGCACACCGGAAGGCCGCGCAAGGCGGACGAGCCGTTCCCCTGGGAGATCGTCGACGTCGGTGTTGAACGCGGCCTGCTCTACCAGGGATATCAGCGCGTGATCGAGGCCACGGATTAA
- the rplS gene encoding 50S ribosomal protein L19 has translation MDPIIVYEKSEETAQHPTFAPGDTVRVHAKIREGEKERIQVFEGVVIRIKHGRNRATFTVRKVSFGIGVERIFPVHSPTIDKVELVRHGAVRRAKLYYLRDRRGKAARIKEKRFK, from the coding sequence ATGGACCCCATAATCGTCTACGAAAAATCCGAAGAGACAGCCCAGCATCCGACATTTGCCCCGGGCGACACCGTTCGCGTTCACGCCAAGATCAGAGAAGGCGAAAAAGAGCGGATCCAGGTTTTCGAGGGCGTAGTAATCCGCATCAAGCACGGCCGCAACCGCGCGACCTTCACCGTACGCAAGGTCAGTTTCGGCATCGGCGTGGAGCGCATCTTCCCCGTTCACAGCCCGACGATCGACAAGGTCGAGCTGGTGCGCCACGGGGCCGTGCGCCGCGCCAAGCTCTACTACCTGCGCGATCGCCGCGGCAAAGCCGCCCGCATCAAAGAGAAGCGCTTTAAATAA
- the trmD gene encoding tRNA (guanosine(37)-N1)-methyltransferase TrmD, with the protein MRIDVLTIFPEMFDGFLREGIIRRAQQSGILDIRIHDLRAYTVDRHRTTDDYPFGGGPGMVMKVEPIARALRKIRGRRKGLSTALLSAQGRTLDQNLARELSAQRGLVLICGRYEGVDERVAEGYCDFELSIGDYVLTGGEPAAMVVIDAVGRLVPGVLGNAESLATESFPEQLEYQQYTRPRIYAGRGVPEVLLSGDHRRIAAWRREQSRLRTAKRRPDLLHETKK; encoded by the coding sequence GTGCGCATTGACGTGCTGACAATCTTCCCCGAAATGTTCGACGGCTTTCTGCGCGAGGGAATCATCCGCCGCGCCCAGCAGAGCGGAATCCTCGACATCCGCATCCACGACCTGCGCGCCTATACCGTTGACCGCCACCGCACCACCGACGACTACCCGTTCGGCGGCGGGCCGGGGATGGTGATGAAGGTCGAGCCGATCGCCCGCGCCCTGCGCAAGATCCGCGGCCGCCGCAAGGGGCTGTCCACCGCCCTACTTTCGGCTCAGGGCCGAACCCTGGACCAGAACCTGGCCCGCGAACTATCCGCACAACGCGGGCTGGTCTTGATCTGCGGCCGCTACGAGGGGGTCGACGAGCGGGTGGCCGAGGGGTACTGCGATTTCGAGCTGTCGATCGGCGACTACGTGCTCACCGGCGGCGAGCCCGCGGCAATGGTGGTGATCGACGCTGTGGGTCGGCTGGTCCCGGGCGTGCTTGGCAACGCCGAGTCCCTGGCGACCGAAAGTTTCCCCGAGCAACTGGAATATCAGCAGTACACCAGACCGCGGATTTACGCCGGACGCGGCGTTCCCGAGGTGCTGCTCTCGGGCGATCATCGGCGCATCGCAGCCTGGCGCCGCGAGCAAAGCAGGCTGCGAACCGCTAAAAGACGGCCCGACCTCTTGCACGAAACGAAAAAATGA
- the rimM gene encoding ribosome maturation factor RimM (Essential for efficient processing of 16S rRNA), whose protein sequence is MPERGRGSGLIPLGRLTKTVGLRGELRLKLYNPQSEHIDSLRAVYVVEQGGEVKRELQRVLPLKGAMVRVQLAQIDSLQRAQELIGCEVLMHRDDAPADDEDRHYWQDLVGLQVVEHDGRTLGKVTDLLETGANDVLVVRDAQGRELLLPNIPQVVLEVLPEQGLIRVRLLPGLLEDDEA, encoded by the coding sequence ATGCCCGAGCGCGGCAGGGGTTCCGGGCTAATCCCCCTAGGCCGCCTGACCAAGACGGTCGGCCTGCGCGGAGAGCTGCGGCTCAAGCTGTACAACCCGCAATCCGAGCATATCGACTCGTTGCGCGCGGTCTACGTCGTGGAACAAGGCGGCGAGGTGAAGCGCGAACTACAACGCGTGCTCCCGCTCAAGGGCGCGATGGTGCGGGTCCAGCTGGCGCAGATCGACTCGCTCCAGCGCGCCCAAGAGCTGATCGGCTGCGAGGTGCTGATGCACCGCGACGACGCCCCGGCCGACGACGAGGACCGGCACTACTGGCAAGACTTGGTCGGTCTGCAGGTCGTCGAGCACGACGGCCGGACGTTGGGCAAGGTGACCGACCTGTTAGAGACCGGGGCCAACGACGTGCTGGTAGTGCGCGACGCGCAGGGGCGCGAGCTGCTGCTGCCCAACATCCCTCAGGTGGTGCTCGAGGTGCTGCCCGAGCAGGGTCTGATCCGCGTGCGGCTGCTGCCCGGCCTGCTCGAGGACGACGAGGCCTGA
- a CDS encoding KH domain-containing protein, producing the protein MKQLIEYLAKALVDNPNDVQVSDVDSERTLVLELRVAPDDLGKVIGKNGRTARAMRTILSAASTKSGKRSVLDILE; encoded by the coding sequence ATGAAACAATTAATTGAATATCTGGCAAAGGCGCTGGTCGACAATCCCAACGACGTACAGGTCAGCGACGTAGACAGCGAACGCACGCTGGTTCTCGAGCTGCGAGTCGCGCCGGACGACCTGGGCAAAGTCATCGGCAAGAACGGCCGCACGGCCCGCGCGATGCGCACGATTCTTTCAGCCGCAAGCACCAAGTCGGGCAAGCGTTCAGTGCTCGACATTCTCGAATAG
- the rpsP gene encoding 30S ribosomal protein S16 — translation MAVKIRLKRVGGKHEPHYRIVAAERLSKRDGKELEILGSYNPRQVEEKDKVRLKTDRVSYWLQQGAKPTQTVAVLLRKAGMLKKPAAEASN, via the coding sequence ATGGCGGTTAAAATCAGGTTGAAACGCGTAGGCGGCAAGCATGAGCCGCACTACCGCATCGTGGCCGCGGAGCGCCTTTCCAAGCGCGACGGCAAAGAGCTGGAAATCCTCGGCAGCTACAATCCCAGGCAGGTCGAAGAGAAGGACAAGGTCCGCCTCAAAACCGACCGCGTCAGCTACTGGCTGCAGCAGGGGGCGAAACCGACCCAAACTGTGGCTGTTTTACTGCGCAAGGCCGGGATGCTGAAAAAGCCCGCGGCCGAGGCCAGCAACTAG
- the ffh gene encoding signal recognition particle protein has translation MFESLQDKLGDVFKRLKGHGKLSEKNIQDALKEVRMSLLEADVNFRVVREFIDLVRERALGQEVMGSLTPGQQFVKIVNEELTALMGSRASEINLAGRPPVSIMLVGLQGSGKTTSIGKLGKHLKQKGRNPFLVPADVYRPAAIDQLKALADQLGLPIWDSKTSDDPVKICKQAHDYAEHNGFDVLLIDTAGRLQIDEQMMNEVVRIKKAVDPKEILFVADSMTGQDAVNVAKEFNERLEITGVVLTKMDGDARGGAALSIKSVTGKPVKFVGVGEKLDALEVFHPERMAGRILDMGDVMTLIERAEQSMDEEKARELERKLRKNEFTLEDFRDQLVQLRQMGGIGQLMSMLPGVGKMKKAMKDFEPDERELIKIEAIINSMTPHERRQHQILNGSRRKRIARGSGTTIQDVNALIKKYAQAKKMIQKMSKASGGKGFGGMIPGLG, from the coding sequence ATGTTCGAGAGCCTGCAAGATAAGCTCGGCGACGTCTTTAAACGTCTCAAGGGCCACGGAAAGCTCTCCGAGAAGAACATCCAGGACGCCTTGAAAGAGGTGCGGATGTCGCTGCTCGAGGCCGACGTGAACTTCCGCGTTGTGCGCGAGTTCATCGACCTCGTGCGCGAACGCGCCCTGGGCCAGGAGGTGATGGGCAGCCTCACCCCGGGCCAGCAGTTCGTCAAGATCGTCAACGAGGAGCTGACCGCCCTGATGGGCAGCCGCGCCAGCGAGATCAACCTCGCCGGACGGCCGCCGGTATCGATAATGCTCGTAGGTTTGCAGGGCTCTGGTAAAACGACCTCGATCGGCAAGCTGGGCAAGCACCTCAAGCAAAAGGGGCGCAACCCGTTCCTGGTGCCCGCCGACGTCTACCGTCCGGCCGCCATCGACCAGCTCAAAGCCCTCGCCGACCAGCTGGGCCTGCCGATCTGGGATTCCAAGACCAGCGACGATCCGGTCAAAATCTGCAAGCAGGCCCACGATTACGCCGAACACAACGGGTTCGACGTGCTGCTGATCGACACCGCGGGCCGACTGCAGATCGACGAACAGATGATGAACGAGGTCGTCCGCATTAAAAAGGCGGTCGACCCCAAAGAAATCTTGTTCGTCGCCGACTCGATGACCGGCCAGGACGCGGTCAACGTTGCCAAGGAATTCAACGAGCGGCTCGAGATCACCGGCGTGGTGCTGACTAAGATGGACGGCGACGCCCGCGGCGGCGCGGCGCTGTCGATCAAGTCGGTCACGGGCAAGCCGGTGAAGTTCGTCGGCGTGGGCGAGAAGCTCGACGCGCTGGAGGTGTTCCACCCCGAACGCATGGCCGGGCGGATCCTCGACATGGGCGACGTGATGACGCTCATCGAGCGCGCCGAACAGTCGATGGACGAGGAAAAGGCCCGCGAGCTCGAGCGCAAGCTGCGCAAGAACGAGTTCACCCTCGAGGACTTCCGCGACCAGCTGGTGCAACTGCGCCAGATGGGCGGAATCGGACAGCTGATGTCGATGCTGCCCGGCGTGGGCAAGATGAAAAAAGCAATGAAGGATTTCGAGCCCGACGAGCGCGAGCTGATCAAGATCGAGGCGATCATCAATTCGATGACTCCCCACGAACGACGCCAGCATCAGATCCTCAACGGCAGTCGGCGCAAGCGCATCGCGCGCGGCTCGGGAACCACGATCCAAGACGTAAACGCACTGATCAAAAAGTACGCCCAGGCCAAGAAGATGATCCAAAAAATGAGCAAGGCCTCGGGTGGCAAGGGGTTCGGGGGTATGATCCCCGGACTTGGATGA
- a CDS encoding prolipoprotein diacylglyceryl transferase has product MHPILLHIDAINYELRSYGVAMATAFIVCIYAVMRQAKQRRMEPLVVLNTCFWIVVATLIGGRLLYLITQFEDVWENTVDSFTPIWQRGVVVFGGDLGANTTYLAQYLYNSKFWQGGLVFYGGFLGSFLAAILYLRVYARRRQLPVLDLLAPWVGLGLAIHRAFGCFLNGCCYGRPVEPFTVFGRSVDLSPLIGVHFPYLPDFDRWHWSVREYGIYQAVHPTQLYESLNGLMIFGVLLLWRRKWQRAHGELAGLLLMIYAFNRFIIEYFRGDMVRGAVGLFSTSQFIGFFVFSVGLLLLLISRRRGIKLGSAQEAFYVTVPPGAQTPPAYTF; this is encoded by the coding sequence GTGCACCCCATACTGCTGCACATCGACGCGATAAATTATGAGCTGCGTTCTTACGGCGTAGCCATGGCCACGGCGTTCATCGTCTGCATCTATGCGGTCATGCGTCAGGCCAAACAGCGGCGGATGGAGCCGCTGGTGGTGCTCAATACCTGCTTCTGGATCGTGGTCGCCACCTTGATCGGCGGTCGGCTGCTCTACCTGATCACCCAGTTCGAGGACGTGTGGGAAAACACGGTCGATTCGTTTACCCCGATCTGGCAGCGCGGGGTGGTGGTGTTCGGCGGCGATTTGGGCGCCAACACGACCTACCTGGCCCAATACCTTTACAACTCCAAGTTCTGGCAAGGCGGCCTGGTTTTCTACGGCGGGTTCCTCGGAAGCTTTCTGGCGGCGATTCTCTACTTGCGGGTCTACGCCCGCAGGCGGCAACTGCCGGTTTTAGACCTGTTGGCCCCCTGGGTCGGCCTGGGTCTGGCGATCCACCGCGCGTTCGGCTGCTTTCTCAACGGCTGCTGCTACGGCCGTCCGGTGGAGCCGTTCACCGTGTTTGGCCGTAGCGTCGACCTCTCGCCGCTGATCGGCGTACACTTCCCCTATCTGCCCGATTTCGATCGCTGGCACTGGTCGGTGCGCGAGTACGGGATTTACCAGGCGGTCCATCCCACTCAACTCTACGAGTCGCTCAACGGGCTGATGATCTTCGGCGTACTGCTGTTGTGGCGGCGCAAGTGGCAGCGCGCCCACGGCGAGCTGGCCGGCCTGCTGCTGATGATCTACGCCTTCAACCGCTTCATCATCGAGTACTTCCGCGGCGACATGGTGCGCGGGGCGGTGGGGCTGTTCTCGACCAGCCAGTTCATCGGCTTCTTCGTCTTTAGCGTGGGCCTGCTTTTGCTGCTGATCTCTCGGCGGCGCGGGATCAAGCTGGGCAGCGCCCAGGAGGCGTTTTACGTCACCGTGCCCCCGGGCGCTCAAACGCCGCCAGCCTATACGTTTTAG
- a CDS encoding poly-beta-1,6-N-acetyl-D-glucosamine N-deacetylase PgaB, with product MSIRACALAATIVAALLFSAAFAADDPQALYLQGVELFHLEQWQGSLDQLEAALVATTPAAAFAPDATFKAAECRYRLGDLGGALEGFRAYVAHYPLGANRRASELRIEAIESSLGRSDLAPPIVPGVLEQLNAVRLERIRARDWPTLEARLLELWRAGFNAVVLDVSLQPGAEGHALFAPAERGGLYFPARNAPLVGDLTTRLVQICHKYGLRIFARMSTLDSRWLVSAEPGVADVRFDLESGKLMRGQRLDPFSERALQLLEGMYEDLGATGVDGVLLADDWRIAELEGFGPAGLAAYNEAYGEQLEPGSCFLDQSHDAYGRIHVGRYSEAFGRFAELKSRRLMQIATRLHAAARRNNPRCGLILELDRSCLIDPQRAKARLGHDFGRAVQSEADYLLISLHHRRMQAELTLTGQQTFSLMRRIIELGVSRIERPGRLAIELQLVDQAAFRPLPGWELEAELFAVRSQKPVSVLLTPYWPGIKWHDLGRLLGNLPEPSKIKEDQ from the coding sequence ATGTCTATTCGCGCCTGCGCACTGGCGGCGACTATCGTCGCGGCACTGTTGTTCTCAGCTGCTTTCGCGGCTGACGATCCGCAGGCGCTGTACCTGCAGGGAGTGGAGCTGTTCCACCTCGAGCAGTGGCAGGGGAGCCTGGATCAGCTTGAGGCCGCGCTGGTTGCGACCACGCCGGCAGCGGCCTTTGCCCCCGACGCCACGTTCAAGGCCGCGGAGTGCCGCTATCGCCTCGGCGACCTCGGCGGCGCGCTCGAGGGATTCCGCGCCTATGTGGCGCACTATCCGCTGGGCGCCAACCGCCGGGCCAGCGAGCTGCGAATCGAGGCCATCGAGAGCAGCCTGGGCCGCTCGGATTTGGCCCCGCCCATTGTTCCCGGCGTTCTGGAGCAGCTTAACGCGGTGCGGCTGGAGCGAATTCGGGCCCGCGACTGGCCGACCCTCGAGGCCCGGCTGCTCGAGCTGTGGCGCGCCGGATTCAACGCGGTGGTGCTCGATGTGAGTCTACAGCCCGGAGCGGAGGGCCACGCACTGTTCGCTCCTGCGGAGCGCGGCGGGCTGTACTTTCCCGCACGCAACGCGCCGCTGGTTGGCGACCTGACCACGCGGCTGGTGCAGATCTGCCACAAGTACGGCCTGCGCATCTTTGCCCGAATGAGCACCCTGGACAGCCGTTGGCTGGTCAGCGCCGAGCCCGGTGTCGCCGACGTACGCTTCGACCTGGAGTCGGGCAAGCTGATGCGCGGCCAGCGGCTCGACCCTTTCAGCGAGCGCGCGTTGCAGCTACTGGAGGGAATGTACGAGGATCTGGGGGCCACGGGAGTCGACGGCGTGCTGCTGGCCGACGATTGGCGGATCGCCGAGCTCGAGGGATTCGGCCCGGCGGGCCTGGCCGCCTACAACGAGGCCTACGGCGAGCAGCTCGAACCGGGCTCGTGTTTTCTCGATCAAAGCCACGACGCCTATGGCCGAATCCACGTGGGGCGCTATTCCGAAGCCTTCGGCCGTTTCGCCGAGCTCAAGTCGCGACGGCTGATGCAGATCGCCACGAGACTGCACGCTGCGGCGCGGCGCAACAACCCTCGATGCGGATTGATCCTCGAGCTCGACCGCTCTTGCCTGATCGATCCCCAGAGGGCCAAGGCACGCCTGGGGCACGATTTTGGCCGGGCTGTCCAGTCCGAAGCCGACTACCTGCTGATCAGCTTGCACCACCGACGGATGCAGGCGGAACTGACCTTGACGGGCCAGCAGACCTTTAGTCTAATGCGACGAATTATCGAGCTGGGCGTCTCGCGGATCGAGCGCCCCGGACGTCTGGCGATCGAGCTGCAACTCGTGGACCAGGCTGCCTTCAGGCCGCTGCCCGGGTGGGAGCTCGAGGCGGAGCTGTTTGCAGTGCGCTCGCAAAAGCCGGTGAGTGTGCTGCTCACGCCATACTGGCCGGGAATAAAATGGCATGATCTGGGCCGGCTGCTCGGGAATCTCCCCGAGCCCTCGAAGATTAAGGAAGATCAATGA